Proteins encoded in a region of the Clostridium butyricum genome:
- a CDS encoding ParB/RepB/Spo0J family partition protein produces MAKFNMMELLNNSNNTDVKQKEKSVKFKTILVDINDLIPSDNNFYSIDEEGITELKNSIEVFGIQQNLVVKKIENDKYEIIAGHRRHLALKELVEEGKDVFRYAPCKIETEEEDLRSKLLLLITNSTARQLTEWEKTQQAEKLRELLIEYKKQEKLPGRVREIVADILNVATSKVARMESISKNLSENLKEEFKGDNINISTAYEASKLPEEQQQEVYKELKGKGNITIQDVKKKSEVKKEKINEDVSNLDTNTNNETIDLDTGEIVEQKVPNYLNKKIFDLIKEFNIDEMAVFFCSRCKCEGQFCDFASDCTEENKHQLCVDWLSRLIE; encoded by the coding sequence ATGGCTAAATTTAATATGATGGAATTGTTGAATAATTCTAATAATACAGATGTTAAGCAGAAAGAAAAATCAGTAAAATTCAAAACAATACTTGTAGATATTAATGACCTTATTCCATCAGATAATAATTTCTATTCAATTGATGAAGAAGGAATAACTGAATTGAAAAATTCTATTGAAGTATTTGGGATACAACAAAATTTAGTTGTTAAAAAAATAGAAAATGATAAATATGAAATAATTGCAGGTCATAGAAGGCATTTAGCATTAAAAGAACTTGTAGAAGAGGGTAAAGATGTATTCAGATATGCTCCTTGCAAAATAGAGACAGAGGAAGAGGATTTACGAAGCAAATTATTATTACTAATAACTAATTCAACGGCAAGACAATTAACAGAGTGGGAGAAAACCCAGCAAGCAGAGAAATTAAGAGAATTATTAATAGAATATAAGAAACAAGAAAAATTGCCAGGAAGAGTAAGAGAGATTGTAGCTGATATATTAAATGTTGCTACAAGTAAAGTTGCACGAATGGAAAGTATATCTAAGAACCTATCTGAGAATCTTAAAGAAGAATTTAAAGGAGATAATATAAATATTTCTACAGCATATGAAGCATCAAAATTACCAGAGGAACAACAACAGGAAGTTTACAAAGAACTTAAGGGAAAAGGTAACATAACAATCCAAGATGTAAAGAAAAAATCAGAAGTTAAGAAAGAAAAAATAAATGAAGATGTATCCAATTTGGACACAAATACAAATAATGAAACTATTGATTTGGATACAGGAGAAATAGTGGAACAAAAAGTACCAAATTATTTAAATAAAAAAATATTCGATTTAATAAAAGAATTTAACATAGATGAAATGGCAGTATTTTTTTGTAGTAGATGTAAATGTGAAGGACAATTTTGTGATTTTGCATCAGATTGTACAGAAGAAAATAAGCATCAGTTATGTGTTGACTGGCTAAGTCGTTTAATTGAATAG
- a CDS encoding ParA family protein, which produces MKVISIINLKGGVAKTMSSINIAHILATVHNKKVLLVDNDKQGNTTKLFGLHDEEELSIADIMVDKEIDIEDTISPTQYRNLDVIAADMRLLKANLNVIMDVGRPQHNRLQKALKQIECNYDYCIIDNPPDINISVINALVASDDVFIPIKIDQFAFDGMKELMEQIENAKEMNPKLKLQGCFITQYSKNQVNIQGEELLNNNTEYPMFKTHIRRTVKVDESTFANQPILEYSKRCGASKDYIDLVEEYLDKTEE; this is translated from the coding sequence ATGAAAGTAATTTCAATTATTAATTTAAAAGGTGGTGTTGCTAAAACAATGAGTAGCATAAATATTGCACATATTTTGGCAACTGTCCACAATAAAAAGGTTTTACTTGTGGACAATGATAAGCAAGGTAATACAACTAAGTTATTTGGATTACATGATGAAGAGGAATTAAGTATAGCTGATATTATGGTTGATAAGGAAATTGATATTGAAGATACGATATCACCTACACAGTATAGAAATTTAGATGTAATTGCAGCAGACATGAGACTATTAAAAGCAAATCTTAATGTGATTATGGATGTTGGAAGACCACAACATAACAGATTACAAAAGGCATTAAAGCAGATTGAATGTAATTATGATTATTGCATAATTGACAATCCACCAGATATAAATATAAGCGTAATAAATGCTCTAGTAGCTTCAGATGATGTATTTATTCCAATAAAGATTGACCAGTTCGCATTTGATGGAATGAAAGAGTTGATGGAGCAGATAGAAAATGCAAAAGAAATGAATCCAAAATTGAAATTGCAAGGTTGCTTTATAACACAGTATTCAAAAAACCAAGTGAATATACAGGGTGAGGAGCTATTAAACAATAATACAGAATATCCAATGTTTAAAACTCATATACGAAGGACTGTAAAAGTTGACGAAAGTACATTTGCTAATCAACCAATATTGGAATATTCAAAACGTTGTGGAGCATCTAAAGATTATATTGATTTAGTAGAGGAATATTTAGATAAAACGGAGGAATAA
- a CDS encoding VRR-NUC domain-containing protein, with protein MIKMSEASEQAALFQWAQLARQEYQELELLYHVPNGGKREAKEGAALKRQGVKAGVPDICLPVAKDGFFGLYIELKVGRNKTSSMQDIWIKRLRDMNYRVEVCYGWLNARDVIENYLDSEDTLTKILWL; from the coding sequence ATGATAAAAATGAGTGAAGCAAGTGAACAAGCAGCATTATTTCAATGGGCACAATTAGCAAGACAAGAGTATCAAGAGTTAGAACTTTTATATCATGTTCCTAATGGTGGAAAGCGTGAAGCAAAAGAAGGAGCAGCATTAAAAAGACAAGGTGTAAAAGCTGGTGTACCAGATATATGCTTGCCAGTTGCAAAAGATGGATTCTTTGGATTGTATATAGAGTTAAAAGTAGGAAGAAATAAGACAAGCTCTATGCAGGATATTTGGATAAAAAGGTTACGAGATATGAATTATAGAGTAGAGGTTTGCTATGGATGGCTTAATGCTAGAGATGTTATAGAGAATTATTTGGATTCAGAAGATACTTTAACTAAGATACTTTGGTTATAG
- a CDS encoding rolling circle replication-associated protein, with amino-acid sequence MKKKHKDYDYESIYSKLLREETREEKIEDLRMNSNYVYMRKKVTSGDMVEIEVYPIWKCKHNMTRSKQKNESKESQKKLNKKNSEKKVIRLINTNFEKDDLFITLTYEDGYLPDEKTARKDIQNYIRRLKRYREKNGLPELKYIYSIGFENNPEHSKKIRIHHHIIINKMNRDEAENLWGRGRADSKRLKPDDFQLTGVAKYISNQGPERWSASRNLKKPKVSISRTGFTRRRALKLISNPGIFKDIFEKQFTDCTYKDYRAYYSDDSPGVYLYVRMRKRNDKNE; translated from the coding sequence ATGAAGAAGAAACATAAAGATTATGATTATGAATCAATATATAGCAAGTTACTTAGGGAAGAGACAAGAGAAGAAAAGATAGAAGATTTAAGAATGAATAGTAATTATGTTTACATGAGAAAGAAAGTAACAAGTGGGGATATGGTAGAAATTGAAGTTTATCCAATATGGAAATGTAAGCATAATATGACAAGAAGTAAACAGAAAAATGAGAGCAAAGAATCACAAAAGAAATTGAATAAAAAGAATTCAGAGAAAAAAGTAATCAGATTGATAAATACAAATTTTGAGAAAGATGATTTATTCATAACTTTGACATATGAAGATGGATATTTACCAGATGAAAAAACAGCTAGAAAAGACATACAGAATTATATAAGAAGATTAAAGAGATACAGAGAGAAAAATGGATTACCAGAACTTAAATATATATATTCAATAGGATTTGAAAATAATCCTGAACATAGTAAAAAAATTAGAATACATCATCACATAATAATTAATAAAATGAACAGGGATGAAGCTGAAAATTTATGGGGAAGAGGAAGAGCAGATAGTAAAAGACTTAAACCTGATGATTTTCAATTGACAGGGGTTGCAAAATATATATCTAATCAAGGTCCTGAAAGATGGAGTGCATCAAGAAATCTTAAAAAACCTAAAGTATCAATAAGTAGGACAGGCTTTACAAGAAGAAGAGCTCTTAAACTTATAAGCAATCCAGGAATATTTAAAGATATATTTGAAAAGCAATTTACAGACTGTACCTATAAAGATTATAGAGCATATTACAGTGATGATTCACCTGGAGTTTATTTGTATGTGAGAATGAGGAAAAGGAATGATAAAAATGAGTGA
- a CDS encoding AbrB/MazE/SpoVT family DNA-binding domain-containing protein, with the protein MKSIGIVRKVDELGRIVIPMELRRTLGIAEKDAVEIFVDGEQIVMKKYNPSCIFCGEARNVISYKGKNICKDCLEEIKK; encoded by the coding sequence ATGAAAAGTATAGGAATTGTAAGAAAAGTAGACGAGCTTGGAAGAATTGTTATTCCGATGGAATTAAGAAGAACATTAGGAATAGCCGAAAAGGATGCAGTTGAAATATTTGTAGATGGAGAACAAATAGTAATGAAGAAATATAATCCATCATGCATATTCTGTGGAGAAGCAAGAAATGTAATTAGTTATAAGGGAAAAAATATTTGTAAAGATTGTTTAGAAGAAATAAAAAAATAA
- a CDS encoding helix-turn-helix domain-containing protein, producing MNIFDRKAKNVGERISQIRKTLKLNQEEFGEKINVTRSAISNYEKGTRNIMDRVIFDICREFNVNEEWLRNGSEPMFVKTANELVDQIASKYNFSVAEKQALQAYVELSDSDREKISELIQNIFSGFFKLNNEEAATTEDTSTNNIDYEVESYRKELEAEQKGQILSASGKPKGA from the coding sequence ATGAATATCTTTGATAGAAAAGCCAAGAATGTTGGTGAAAGAATATCTCAAATTAGAAAAACATTAAAACTAAATCAAGAAGAATTTGGTGAAAAAATCAATGTTACTAGATCTGCAATATCCAATTATGAAAAGGGAACTCGTAATATTATGGATAGAGTTATTTTTGATATCTGTAGAGAATTTAATGTTAATGAAGAATGGCTTCGTAATGGTTCTGAGCCAATGTTTGTAAAAACTGCTAATGAATTAGTTGACCAGATTGCTTCTAAATATAACTTTAGTGTTGCTGAAAAACAAGCTCTTCAAGCATATGTTGAATTGAGCGATTCTGATAGAGAAAAAATAAGTGAACTTATTCAAAATATTTTTAGTGGATTTTTTAAGCTTAATAATGAAGAAGCTGCTACTACTGAAGATACTTCAACAAATAATATTGATTATGAAGTTGAATCCTATCGTAAAGAACTTGAAGCCGAGCAAAAAGGGCAAATATTATCAGCTTCAGGAAAGCCAAAAGGCGCTTAA
- a CDS encoding DUF4160 domain-containing protein — protein MPTISMFYGVLIQMYNNNEHNPPHFHAIYGEFKATFNFDGEVVEGSFPKKKQKLIAAWAVLHEDELNANWQLAMSGETLYKIEPLK, from the coding sequence ATGCCAACTATATCTATGTTCTATGGTGTGCTTATTCAAATGTATAATAATAATGAGCATAACCCACCACATTTTCATGCTATATACGGAGAGTTTAAAGCTACTTTTAATTTTGATGGTGAAGTAGTAGAAGGCTCTTTCCCTAAGAAAAAGCAGAAACTTATTGCAGCCTGGGCTGTTCTTCATGAAGATGAATTAAACGCCAACTGGCAATTAGCTATGTCTGGTGAAACTCTTTATAAAATAGAACCATTAAAATAA
- a CDS encoding DUF2442 domain-containing protein: MSDIISKGELLSIISVDPLDNYMLLIEFSNHEKRLFDVKSLFDKAVYKPLKDKNLFNKVHIIYNYTIAWNDDIDMCPDSLYRDSIPYVN, encoded by the coding sequence ATGAGCGATATTATAAGTAAAGGTGAATTATTATCAATAATCTCAGTTGATCCATTAGATAACTACATGTTATTGATAGAATTTAGTAATCATGAGAAACGTCTTTTTGATGTTAAATCACTTTTTGACAAAGCAGTTTATAAACCACTTAAAGATAAAAATTTATTTAATAAAGTTCATATTATTTATAACTATACTATTGCTTGGAATGATGATATTGATATGTGTCCCGATAGTTTATATCGTGATAGTATCCCTTATGTTAACTAA
- a CDS encoding recombinase family protein — protein sequence MNKKSAIYVRVSTSHQIDKDSLPLQRKDLINYSKLILGIDNYVVFEDAGYSGKNTDRPAFKDMFNRIKEGEFSHLLVWKIDRISRNLLDFCSMYDELKKYNCTFISKNEQFDTSSAMGEAMLKIILVFAELERKLTGERVAATMLDRATKGLWNGAPIPLGYKWDKIIKFPVIDDEERLTVELIYNKYIETESTSAVVKYLNQHNIRTKRDGNWSTKTVGDILRNPFYKGTYRYNFRESARGKKKKENEWIVLDNNHDPIIALDLWTKCNNILDENAKKNSARFRAKSKTHIFAGLLECGECHKSFYSKSDKTSLDGYTPSIYTCSSRYNHLGCNQKTISDTIIGNFTLNFISNMIKLSKTYKKLSPEDIEKNLLSGSSFNDVKGIIEIDDIFNSFYNTSSKIFKPNKQETKPANIDLNKLDADLKKQHRALERLENLYLYDEKEMSEKDYILKKNIINTKIKEIDAKIKSSATISTSTYNINFFLNTATLELSKEIIEGNINMKSLIQRVGRDIIKEFVNSLITKITVRDRKVISIQFTNGLISTFIYEV from the coding sequence ATGAATAAAAAAAGTGCAATTTACGTTAGAGTATCAACTTCACATCAAATAGATAAAGACTCTTTACCTCTTCAACGTAAAGATTTAATTAATTACTCTAAACTAATACTGGGAATAGATAATTATGTTGTATTCGAAGATGCTGGCTATAGTGGAAAAAATACAGATAGACCTGCATTTAAAGATATGTTTAACCGAATTAAAGAAGGTGAATTTAGTCATTTACTTGTCTGGAAGATTGATAGAATATCAAGAAATTTATTAGATTTCTGTTCTATGTATGATGAACTAAAAAAATATAACTGTACCTTTATAAGTAAAAATGAGCAGTTTGATACTAGTAGCGCCATGGGTGAAGCAATGTTAAAAATAATCCTTGTTTTCGCAGAACTTGAAAGAAAACTTACTGGTGAAAGAGTTGCAGCAACAATGCTTGATCGTGCTACAAAAGGTTTATGGAATGGTGCTCCAATCCCCCTTGGCTACAAATGGGATAAAATTATCAAATTCCCAGTAATAGATGATGAAGAAAGATTAACAGTTGAATTAATCTATAATAAGTACATTGAAACAGAATCAACCTCTGCGGTTGTAAAATATCTTAATCAACATAATATAAGAACTAAACGTGATGGTAATTGGTCAACTAAAACTGTTGGCGATATCCTTAGAAACCCATTTTATAAAGGAACATATCGTTATAATTTTAGAGAATCTGCTCGTGGCAAAAAGAAGAAGGAAAATGAATGGATTGTTTTAGATAATAACCATGATCCTATAATAGCTTTAGATTTATGGACTAAGTGTAATAATATTCTTGATGAAAATGCAAAGAAAAACAGTGCTCGCTTCAGAGCTAAGTCTAAAACACATATTTTTGCTGGATTACTTGAATGTGGAGAATGTCACAAAAGCTTTTATTCTAAATCTGATAAAACAAGTTTAGATGGATATACTCCAAGCATATATACATGCTCAAGTAGATATAACCATTTAGGTTGCAATCAAAAAACAATAAGCGATACCATTATAGGTAATTTCACTCTGAATTTTATTTCAAATATGATTAAATTATCTAAAACTTATAAAAAACTATCTCCTGAAGATATTGAAAAGAATTTACTTTCAGGATCTTCTTTTAATGATGTAAAAGGAATAATTGAAATTGATGATATTTTTAATTCTTTTTATAATACTTCAAGTAAAATATTTAAGCCTAATAAACAAGAAACTAAACCAGCAAATATTGATTTAAATAAATTGGATGCTGATTTAAAGAAACAACATAGAGCATTAGAAAGACTTGAAAATCTATATCTATATGATGAAAAAGAAATGTCTGAAAAAGATTATATACTTAAGAAAAATATTATTAATACAAAAATAAAGGAAATTGATGCAAAGATAAAATCATCTGCTACAATTTCCACATCAACATATAATATTAACTTTTTTCTTAATACTGCAACACTAGAACTCTCAAAAGAAATAATTGAAGGAAATATAAACATGAAATCATTAATACAGCGTGTTGGCAGAGATATAATAAAAGAATTTGTTAATAGCTTGATTACCAAAATAACCGTTCGTGATAGAAAAGTTATAAGCATTCAATTTACGAATGGTCTAATATCAACATTCATATACGAGGTCTAA
- a CDS encoding GTP-binding protein, which yields MKVPVYLFTGFLESGKTTFIKEILKDEDFVTNENSLLILCEEGVEELEKYELEKANTTVILINSEDELTPELIRIQIEKCKADRVLIEFNGMWDFDNLYDSVLPKGCEIAQVVCTIDASTFSSYMNNMGSIMVEQFRDADLVVFNRCNKDTKKISLRGSVKAINIQARILFENENGEIDNSEDVLPFDINANVIEPEEYDFGILYEDMMSNPKKYDGKKLKLKVMAYDPDKYPPKFSILGRNAMTCCADDITPLGLICKFENDVELENKEWVDIIATVHKTKIAQYDDELPVLHVEKISSTKKPDEELVYFY from the coding sequence ATGAAGGTTCCAGTGTATTTATTTACTGGATTTTTAGAAAGTGGTAAAACAACATTTATAAAAGAGATTTTAAAAGATGAAGATTTTGTAACAAATGAAAATAGTCTTCTTATTCTTTGTGAAGAAGGAGTAGAAGAATTAGAAAAATATGAATTAGAAAAAGCTAATACAACAGTTATTCTTATAAATTCTGAAGATGAACTTACACCTGAATTAATAAGAATACAAATAGAAAAATGTAAGGCAGATAGGGTACTTATTGAATTTAATGGAATGTGGGATTTTGATAATTTATATGATTCAGTTCTGCCAAAAGGATGCGAAATTGCTCAAGTTGTATGTACTATAGATGCATCAACATTTAGTTCTTATATGAACAACATGGGATCTATAATGGTAGAACAATTCAGGGATGCTGATTTAGTTGTATTTAACAGATGTAATAAAGATACTAAAAAAATTTCATTAAGAGGTAGCGTGAAAGCTATTAACATACAGGCAAGAATTTTATTTGAAAATGAAAATGGAGAAATTGATAATTCTGAAGATGTACTTCCTTTTGATATTAATGCAAATGTGATTGAACCAGAGGAGTATGATTTTGGAATACTATATGAAGATATGATGTCAAACCCTAAAAAGTATGATGGTAAAAAACTAAAACTTAAAGTGATGGCTTATGATCCAGATAAATATCCACCAAAATTTTCGATTTTAGGTCGTAATGCAATGACATGTTGTGCTGATGACATTACGCCTCTTGGGCTAATATGTAAGTTTGAAAATGATGTTGAACTTGAAAATAAAGAATGGGTAGATATAATTGCTACAGTTCATAAAACAAAGATTGCTCAATATGATGATGAACTTCCTGTTCTACACGTTGAAAAAATATCATCAACTAAAAAGCCAGATGAAGAATTAGTTTATTTCTATTAG
- a CDS encoding CobW family GTP-binding protein — translation MTKIDIISGFLGAGKTTLIKKIIEDVLYKEKLMIIENEFGQIGIDGGFLKDTGIDITEMNSGCICCSLVGDFGSALREALDQYKPDRIIIEPSGVGKLSDVIKAVEEIKDDTNVKLNSFCAVVDAQKCKMYMKNFGEFFNNQIENANTIILSRTQKLSQEKLEDVVSLIREHNTKATVITTSWEEINGKQIVDAMEKSNSLENELFKEEHHHHEHGEKCCHGSHEGEEHIHEENCSCHHNHEHTEECTCGGHHHEHDEHCSCGHDHHHHDADEVFTSWGIETPKKYNKDKLNDILSLLSDSSDYGVILRAKGIISDEKGNWYNFDLVPGEFEIRKGEPDYTGRLCVIGSKLDKNKIETLFCLK, via the coding sequence ATGACAAAAATTGATATTATTTCAGGATTCCTTGGAGCGGGGAAAACAACACTTATAAAAAAGATTATTGAAGATGTACTTTATAAAGAAAAGCTTATGATAATTGAAAACGAATTTGGGCAGATAGGAATAGACGGAGGCTTTTTAAAGGATACTGGAATTGATATTACTGAAATGAATTCTGGGTGTATATGTTGTTCTCTTGTAGGAGATTTTGGAAGTGCTCTTAGAGAAGCATTAGACCAATATAAGCCAGATAGAATAATAATCGAACCATCTGGAGTCGGTAAATTATCAGATGTTATTAAAGCAGTTGAAGAAATTAAAGATGATACAAATGTAAAACTTAATAGCTTTTGTGCTGTTGTTGATGCACAAAAATGTAAAATGTATATGAAAAATTTTGGAGAGTTCTTTAATAATCAGATTGAAAATGCAAATACAATTATACTGAGCCGTACTCAGAAATTATCACAAGAAAAACTTGAAGATGTTGTTTCATTAATAAGAGAACATAATACAAAAGCTACTGTTATTACAACTTCATGGGAAGAGATAAATGGTAAGCAGATTGTCGATGCAATGGAAAAATCAAACTCACTAGAAAATGAATTGTTCAAAGAAGAACATCATCATCACGAACATGGTGAAAAATGCTGTCATGGATCTCATGAAGGTGAAGAACATATACATGAGGAAAATTGTTCATGTCATCATAATCATGAACATACTGAAGAATGCACATGTGGTGGGCATCATCATGAACATGATGAGCATTGTAGCTGTGGGCATGATCATCACCATCATGATGCAGATGAAGTATTTACAAGCTGGGGAATTGAAACCCCTAAGAAATATAATAAAGATAAACTTAATGATATTCTTTCACTATTAAGTGATAGTTCTGATTATGGTGTTATACTTCGTGCAAAAGGTATTATTTCAGATGAAAAAGGAAACTGGTATAACTTTGATCTTGTGCCTGGTGAATTTGAAATAAGGAAAGGTGAACCAGATTATACAGGAAGACTATGTGTGATTGGATCTAAATTAGATAAAAATAAGATAGAAACATTATTTTGTTTAAAATAG
- a CDS encoding GNAT family N-acetyltransferase, giving the protein MITIEKLSLFNIENFRKLYNSKYRSYICDRDFFTIYDEESFVVKYLLRKQVKIFKYNNKNIGYIWYDESKIDNTLKNIYSMYFFDDFIELLDDKVLDFIKCNTLKLDIVENESISNLMNRLGFTIYSKTCLMKLIASKKPIEVKDGINFKHFIKNCDEKLRCDVQNEIFYDENRVPLDTEDIFDEEEQDYYINDFSVFLYVNNECAGYGQIILSNDLYTIVNFGIIKKYRCCGYGQLLLNYLIELCRINQIEHVYIRVEKNNYKAVSLYNKVGFREYISYDTWYKCI; this is encoded by the coding sequence ATGATTACTATTGAAAAATTGTCATTATTTAATATTGAGAATTTCAGAAAATTATATAATTCAAAGTATAGATCTTATATATGTGATAGGGATTTTTTTACTATTTATGATGAAGAATCTTTTGTGGTAAAGTATTTACTACGGAAGCAGGTGAAGATTTTTAAATACAACAATAAGAATATAGGATATATATGGTATGATGAATCAAAAATAGATAATACTTTAAAAAATATTTATTCAATGTACTTTTTTGATGATTTTATTGAATTACTAGATGATAAAGTTTTAGATTTTATAAAATGTAATACACTTAAACTTGATATAGTTGAAAATGAGAGTATTAGCAACTTAATGAATAGGCTTGGTTTTACTATATATAGTAAAACGTGCCTTATGAAATTAATAGCTTCTAAAAAACCTATTGAAGTTAAAGATGGTATAAATTTTAAGCACTTTATAAAAAATTGTGATGAAAAGTTAAGATGCGATGTTCAAAATGAAATATTTTATGATGAAAATAGAGTTCCTTTAGATACAGAAGATATTTTTGATGAAGAAGAACAGGATTATTATATCAATGATTTTTCTGTTTTTTTATACGTCAATAATGAATGTGCAGGATATGGGCAAATAATTTTAAGCAATGACTTATATACTATTGTTAATTTTGGTATAATAAAAAAATATAGATGTTGTGGATATGGACAACTACTTTTGAATTATCTTATTGAATTATGTAGAATAAATCAAATTGAGCATGTATATATAAGAGTTGAGAAGAATAATTATAAAGCTGTTTCGTTATATAACAAAGTTGGGTTTAGAGAGTATATTTCATATGATACTTGGTATAAATGTATATAA